TCCTGCTGGCCGCCGGGCTCACCACCTGGGTCGCCGGCATCGGACCGTTCACCAGGGTCCCGCCGGTGGTCGACGTGGCCCAGAAGAAGCTGCCCGGCCTGGCCGAGAAGTCCGGGGTCAAGTTCGTGGTCGCGGGCCAGGTCTACAGCGAGGACGTACGCAAGGGGCACGTCGTCCGCGCCGCGCCCGAACCCCGCGCCCGCACCTGGCGGGGCGGGCCGGTCCAGGTCTGGATGTCCCTGGGCCCGGAGGTGCACGACGTCCCCCGGCTCGCCGGCACCACCGAGGACCGCGCCCGGCAACTGCTCGGCGAGGCCCGGCTGCGGGTCGAGGAGGTGCAGACGGCGTTCAGCGACACCGTCGGCGCGGGCCGGATCATCTCCACCTCTCCCGAGGCCGGCACGTCGCTGCGCCGGGACGGCGAGGTGACGCTGGTCGTCAGCAAGGGCCGGGAGCCGGTAGACCTGCCGCCGGTGGCCGGGATGCCGTTCGCCGCGGCCAACACCACGCTCACCGCGCTGGGACTGAAGGTCGCCCGGGTGGACGCGTTCTCCGACCAGGTGCCGGCCGGCCAGGTGATCAGTCAGGCGCCGCAGCCGGGCCGGGTCTTCCGGGGCGACACGGTGCGCATCTCGGTGTCGAAGGGCCCGGAGTTCGTCCCCGTCCCGCCGGTGGCGCGGATGCCGGTGCCCCAGGCACAGAAGACGCTGACCGACGCCGGCTTCCGGGTGCAGGTGAAGCGCAACCCCGTCTACGTCGGGCTGAACGTCGTGGTGACCCAGACGCCGGCCGGAAACGCCCGCGCGCGGGTCGGCTCGGTGATCGTGCTGGACATCGTCTGAACCCACCACCGGGCACGGGCCACGGGGCACCGGTCGGCCCGGGGCCGTGAAGGTGGGCGAGTGAGCCGGTCTGAGAGGGTGTGCCGGTGGCATCCTCTGCTCCGCCGGACGCGCCGGCTCGCTCCACAGCCGCTGCCGGATCCGTCGGCCGTGGGTCCGGCCGCGCCCGCGCCGCGGCGGCCGCGCGAGGTCCCCGGGTCCGCGCCCGTCGACCCGTCCCGCCGGTCGGCAGCCATCTCCCGGTGGGTGCCGGGCTGGCCAGGGGTGCGTTCCGTACCGCCGTCGACATCGGCGCGGAGGCGCTGCAGGTCTTCGTCGGCAACCCCCGCGGCTGGGCACGCGCCGCGGGCGACCCCGAACAGGACGAGGCGTTCCGCTCCATGTGCGCGGACGCCGGGATCCGCGCGTTCGTGCACACGCCGTACCTCGTGAACTTCGGCTCCCCCACACCGGCCACGCTGGAACGCTCGGCGGGCATCGTGGCGCACAACCTCGTCCGTGCGTACGCCATCGGCGCCGAAGGTGTCGTCGTGCACACCGGTTCGTGCGTCGCCGAGGGCGGCCGCGAGGCAGCGATGCGGCAGGTACGCGAGTCGCTGCTGCCGATCCTGGACACGCTGCCCGACGACGCTCCCCTGCTCCTGCTCGAACCCACCGCCGGCCAGGGCCAGTCGCTGTGCTCGGGAGTGGACGACCTGCCGGCCTACCTCGCCGCCCTCGACGACCATCCCCGGCTGGGCATCTGCCTGGACACCTGTCACGTGTTCGCCGCCGGAGCACCGCTGGACACACCGGGCGGCACCGTCGCGACCCTGGACCGGCTGGTCGCGCTATGCGGCGCCGAGCGGCTGCGACTGGTGCACGCCAACGACTCCAAGGACCCTCGCGGCAGCTTCCGCGACCGGCACGAACGCATCGGGCAGGGACACATCGGCTCGGGGGCGTTCGAGGAACTGCTGCGCCATCCGGCGGTGGCGGGCGTGCCCGTCGTCGTCGAGACGCCCGGCGGCGTCGAGGCGTCCCGTGAGGACATCGCCGCGCTCAAACGTGCGAGGGGGCGGTGAGCGGCAGCACCCGCGGAGCGCGTGGAGCCGGTGGAGCAAGCAGCACCGGGAGCGCCGGCAGTACGGGCCGCGCCGACGCGTCGACGTCCCCCACCGGTCGACCCGACGAGACGACCGGGGGCGGACCGGCGGGCGCGGTGCCGAAGCTGGCCGTGCTCGGGCTGCTCGCGGTCACCGCGTCCTGGGGTTCGACGTTCTTCCTCATCAAGGACGTGGTCACCCGGGTGCCGGTGCCGGACTTCCTCGCGGTCAGGTTCGCTGTCGCCGCCGTCGCGCTGGGCGTCTTCTCCGCACCGACGCTCGCCCGGCTCGGTGCGCCCGCGTGGCGGCGGGGCGTCGTCCTCGGTCTGCTCTACGGGCTGGCCCAGATCCTGCAGACCCAGGGACTGGCACACACCTCGGCGTCGGTGTCGGGGTTCGTCACCGGGATGTACGTCGTCCTCACGCCGGTCCTGGCCGGAGTGCTGCTCCGTCACCGGATCGGGCGGGCCACCTGGATCGCGGTGGCGCTGGCGACCGCGGGGCTGGCAGTCCTTGCCCTGCGTGGGTTCGCGTTCGGGCCCGGTGAGCTGCTGACGCTGCTGTCCGCCGGGTTGTACGCCCTGCACATCGTCGCGCTCGGCGCGTGGACCAACCAGCGGGACGCGTTCGGCCTGTCCGTCGTACAACTCGGTGTCATCGCCGTGGTGTGCGGCATCGCCGCCGCTCCCGGCGGGATCGCGGTGCCGGACCGGTCCGGCGACTGGCTCGCCCTGCTCTACATGGCGCTGATCGCCGGTGCGTTCGCGCTGGTGACCCAGACGTGGGCGCAGGCACACCTGCCACCGACCCGGGCCGCGGTCATCATGTGCATGGAACCGGTGTGGGCGTCGGCGTTCGCACTGGTCTTCGGCGGGGAGTCGCTGACCGTGCGAATGGTGGCCGGAGGCGGACTCATTCTGGCCGCTATGTACACCGCCGAACTCGCGCCGAGGCGCCGGCTCCCGGCAGAGAGCCCTCACCTGCCGGTTTGAGACCGAGGTGTTACGAGGCCGGATCGGTAAACCTGTACCGGTGCCCTAGCATCTGCGCCATCACGTGCGTGATCATCACCTGGGAACGTTCCCAGGCTGCCCCTGCCCGGGCGTGTCCGGAAGGAGGTCGACGGTTCGGCGTCATCCCCACCTCACCGGAGGCATCACCGTGTCAGTCAGCACCCAAGACGCGCTGGACACCGGCTCACCGGCCCAGCGGGGCACCACCTCGTCGCGGCCGGCCTGGACTACGCGCGACAAGGCCAATCTCAAGAAAGGGCTGGTCTTCATCAGCCCCTGGATCGTGGGGACCCTCGCGTTCGTGGTCTTCCCGATCTTCTACTCGCTGATCATCAGCCTTACCAAGTACAGCGGCATGCAAACCCCGCAGTGGGTCGGGCTCAGCAACTACACACGAATGTTCCAGGACCCGCTGGCCTGGACGTCCATCTCCAACACGTTGTTCTACTCCGGGTGGGCGGTCCCGGTGGGGCTCGTCGTCGCCCTGCTGCTCGCGCTGGCGATGAACCGCAGCGTCCGCGAGGTCGCCGTCTACCGCACGGCGCTCTACCTACCCTCGCTCGCACCGATCTTCGCGATGTCGTTCATCTTCATCGTGCTGGTCAACCCGGGCACCGGCATCGTCAACCAGGTCATCGCGTTGTTCGGCGGGCAGGAGCGTGACTTCCTCGGCGACCCGACCACGGCGAAGCTCGTCATCGTGGCGATGGCCCAGCTCGGCGCGGGCAACGCCGCGCTCATCTACCTCGCCGGCCTGAACAACATCCCGCAGACGTTGTACGAGGCCGCCCGCATCGACGGCGCCAGCTCCTTCCAGTCGTTCCTCCGCATCACCCTGCCGCTGCTCACGCCGTCGATCCTGTTCAACCTCATCACCGGGATCAGCGCCGGCCTGCAGGTGTTCACCCAGGCGTACGTCCTCACCGGGGGTGGCCCGAACAACGGCACGTTGTTCTACATGCTCTACCTGTACCGCAACGCGTTCAGCTACGCCGACCTCGGCTACGCCTCGGCGCTCGCGGTCGTGCTCTTCCTCATCGGGGTCGTGCTGGCCCTGCTCGTCTACCAGGTCTCGCGACGCTTCGTGAACTACGAAGTCGCCTCCTGACCGCGGGCTCCCCAACACGTTTCCCGACGATTGAGAAGGGCTGTCCATGACCACACAGACCGATACAGCCGGTGCGCGCCTCGGCGGCGCCGGTCCAGTGATGTCGGCCCGCGAGCGCACCGTGCGCACTCTCGGGGACCGCATCGGCGTCCGCGTCTTCCTGATCGCGATGTCGCTGCTGTTCCTGCTGCCGATCTACTGGATGATCATCACCTCCCTGAAGTCCAACGAGGAGCTGGGAATCACCCCGGCGACGTTGTTCCCGAAGGTGCTGCACTGGGGCAACTACGTCGAGGCCTTCAGGGCCTTCCCGTTCGCGACGTACTTCGGCAACTCCCTGCTCATCACCGCGCTCAGCGTGGTCGGCTCGATCGTCTCCAACCTGATCGTCGCCTACGGTTTCTCCTGCATCGACTGGCGCGGACGGGACAAGGTGTTCTACGTCGTCCTCGCCACGCTGTTCATTCCGTTCCCGATCGCGCTCATCCCGACGTTCGACCTGTTCGCCTGGCTGCACTGGATCAACACCCTGCTGCCGCTGGTGGTCCCGAACTTCCTCGGCAGCGCGTTCTTCATCTTCCTGCTCCGGCAGTTCCTGCTGCAGATCCCGCGTGAGCACCTCGACGCGGCGCGCATCGACGGTGCGAGCGAGGCGCGCATCCTGTGGCAGGTGGTGTTCCCGATGGCCCGGCCCGCGGTCGCGGCGGTGGCCATCTTCACCGCCGTCGGCGCCTGGAACGACTTCCTGGGACCGCTGCTCTACCTCCAGGACGAGGCCAAGCAGACGCTGGCCATCGGCATCCAGGCGTTCCGCACCACCCACGACGTGCAGTTCAACCTGCTGATGGCGGCTTCGCTGATGATTCTCGCGCCGTTGGTGATCCTCTTCTTCGCCGCGCAGAAGTACTTCATCCGCGGCATCACTCTCGGGAGCTTCAAGTGAGCGAGACGACCGCGAGCGCGAAGACGCCGAGCGCGAAGACAGCGGGTGCGAAGACACCGAGAGGACGGGCAGACATGAGGTCGCGACCGCGCCGGATCCGCAGGGTCGTCCTCGCCGTGCTCGCCATGCTCCTGGTGGCCGGTACGGCGGGCGCGTGCTCGGGGAACTCCTCCGACCGCAAGCTGCTGGTGTGGACCCAACTCGGCGGCGAACGCGAACTCAAGGCACAGAACCTCGTCATCGACGCGTTCGAGAAGGCCAACCCCGGCGTCAAGGTGCAGATCGTGCCGAAGTCGGGACAGTTCACCGGCGACTCGGCGGCGCTGATCGCCGCGGTGCGCGGCAACACCCCGCCGAACGTCTACATCATCGACCGGTTCACCACCGCGCAGGCGGCCTCGGTCGGGTTGTTCGAGGACCTGCAACCCCGCATTGACAGGGACGGGGAGAAGCTCCGCAGCAAGTACCTCCCCTATGCCGCCGACGAGGCGACCTACAAGGGTGACATGTACGCGCTGCCGTTCGACACCGACGTGCGCGGGCTGATGTACAACAAGAAGACGCTGCGCGACGCCGGCATCGACCCGGAGGTGCTGGACCCGAAGAACGGCCCGCCGACGATCGCCGAGGTCATCGCCCTCGGCAAGAAGATGGACAAGAAGGACAAGCGCGGCAACTACACCCGGATGGGGTTCATCCCCTGGGACGGCCAGGCGTTCCACGCCACCTGGGCGATCATCAACCGGGCACAGTGGTTCGACGACAAGACCTGCGAACTCACCCTGAACAGCCCGGGGTGGACCAAGGCCATGCAGGACTTCGCCGACTGGGCCAAGGAGTTCGACTACTCCCGCGTGCAGACGTTCCTCGCGACCTACCGGCCGCCGAACCAGCCGCCCACCCAGTCGCCGTTCTACACCGGCCACATCGGCATGGCCGTCGACGGCAACTGGTCGATCGGCAGCATCAAGGAGTACGCCCCGAAGCTCGACTACGGCGTGACGTACCTGCCGGTGCCGAAGAAGGGCGACAAGCCGCTGACCTGGGCCGGCGGGTTCGGACTGACCATGCCCAAGGGCGCGCCGAACCAGGACCTCACCTGGAAGTTCATGAAGTTCATGGCCGGTGAGCAGGGCCAGCGCATCTACGCCAAGTCGGCCAGCAAGATCCCGACCTGGCAGAGCCTGGTCGACGACAAGAGCGTCACCGGCGACCAGGGCATCTTCCCGAGCATGGTGAAGTTCACCACCTCCCGGCCGCCGCTGCCGGTGGGTGCGCAGATCTCGGACTCCATGGACGCCGCCCAGCAGGCGGTGCTCCTCGGCGACTCCACGCCGAAGGAGGCGCTGTCGATCGCGCAGGACCGGGCCGGTCCGCAGATGAAGCAGTTCTGCCCGTTCAAGCTGCCCAGCCACCCGGAGTAGCCCGGCAGCGCAACCACCGAGATCACCCCTGCGGACGGCGATCCCATCCGCTTCCGGGGCACACGACGAGAACGCGGGCGGTCGGGCTTCACGGTCTGACCGCCCGCCGCGTTCGTGGCCGGAACCCGACAGCCCCCCGCCCGGGTCCAGCCTGGTTCCTGCCCTCGACACACACCAGTGCCGGTGATCTGCGACCATGACTGGGTGCAGGGTCGGCACTTCGGAGCGGATGTCACACCGGAGCGCCTGGCGCGAATCGACGCCCGCCGGGGTGTACCGCCAGGGCAGACCTGTGTGTCCTCGTGGAAGGTCATGCACTACGGCCGGGTCCCGCGCTCGACCGATCCGAGGGGCTGGGACTTCCGCGTCATCGGCGCCACCGCCAGCGGCACCGAGCACATCCTGGACTTCGCGACCCTGGCCACGCTCCCGCGGGTCGACGTGCTGGCCGACCTGCACTGCGTGAACGGTTTCAGCCTGCTCGACCTGACCTGGACGGGCATCCCCACCCGGGCGCTGCTGGAGTTCGCTCCGCCCCGTGAGGACGTACGCCACGTCATGGCCTGGGCGCAGTACGGCTACTCCGCCAACCTCTCGCTCGACGACCTGCAGGCCGAGGGCACCCTGCTGGCGACCGGCGTGGGCGGGGAGGACCTCTCCCCCGAACACGGCGGGCCGCTGCGGCTGGTGCTCCCCCACCTGTACGCCTGGAAGGGCCCGAAGTGGCTCCGGGCGATCGAGTACCTCACCGAGGACCGGCGCGGCTTCTGGGAGGAGCGCGGCTACCACAACTCCGCCGACCCCTGGTCGGGTGAGCGGTACGCCTACCAGGAAGGCGCCGCCACCGGCCCCAACTGACCGTCGCCACCTGACCGGCCCCAACCGACCGGCCCCAACCGCCCAACCGACCGGCTCAACCGACCGGCGCCCGCGGAGACGCCCGTGCCGGCCCGGTGTGCCCGTACGCTTTCGGATGCATCTGCGCTTCGGGTCGGAGGGCGCCTGTGTCCAGTCTCGGGTTGGTCGTCGCGGTCGGCGTCACGATCCTGGTGTGCACCGGAGTGTCGCGGCGGCTGGGGATCGTCCCGCCGGTGACGCTGCTGATCGCCGGGATCCTGCTGGGCTTCGTCCCGGCCCTGCGGTCGACGCACCTGCCTCCGGAGGCGGTGCTGCTGCTGTTCCTGCCGGTGTTGCTGTACTGGGAGGGGTTCACCTCCTCCGTCCGGCAGATCCGCCGCGACCTGCGGGTGATCGTGCTGATGAGCACGGTGCTGGTGGTGCTGACCGCGGCGGGGGCCGCGGCCACCGCCCACGCGCTGGGCATGCCGTGGGGCCCGGCATGGGTGCTGGGCGCGGCGCTGGCCCCGACCGACGCGACGGCGGTGGGGGTGCTGGGCCGCATACTGCCGCGGCGGGTCGGCACCCTGCTGCGGGCGGAGAGCCTCGTCAACGACGGCACGGCCCTCGTGCTGTACGCCGTGGCCGTCGGCGTCACGGTCGGCTCGGAGCACTTCAGCCTCGGCCATCTCGGGACGCGGCTCCTGCTGTCGTACGGCGGCGGGATTCTCATCGGCCTGGCCATCACCTATGTCGCGGTGCAGGTGCGCAAGCGGCTGACGGACGCCTTCCAGCACAACCTCTTCGCCCTCGTCACGCCGCTGGCCGCGTACCTCCTGGCCGAGTTCGCCGACGTGTCCGGCGTACTGGCGGTCGTGGTCAGCGGCCTGTGGGTAGGCCGGGTCTCGCCGCAACTGTTTCCCGCGTACGCCCGCCAGCAGGTCCGCACGGTGATGGACTTCGTGACCGCGGTGGCCAACGCGGCGCTTTTCGTGCTCGTCGGCCTCGAGGCGCAGTCGGCCGTACGCGGGCTGAGCAGCGTCGGGGTGACCCGTGGGCTGCTGATCGCCGCGGGCGTCTGCGCGGTGATCATCGGGGTCCGGGTCGGGTGGCTGTTCACGCTGCCGCACATCATCCGGGCGCTGGACCGCAGACCGGCGCAGCGCGCCCGGCGGCTGAGCGCGCGGCCCCGGGCGGTGATGGCGACCGCCGGCTTCCGTGGGGCGGTGTCCATGGCGGCTGCCCTCGCGGTGCCGGACACCGTCGCCTCCGGCGAGCCGTTCCCGGACCGTGACCTGATCATCTTCGTCACCGCGTTGGTGATCGCGGTGACGCTGCTGGTCCAGGCGCCCCTCCTCCCGCGGGTCGTGCGCTGGGCCAGGATGGACGAGGACCTCACGGCAGAACAGGAAGGGCACCGCGCCGAGGTGGTGGCCACAGAACGCGCCCTCGCCGCGTTGCCGGACACCGCCGAGCGGCTCGGCACACCTGGGGACGTCGTCGGCCAGGTGCGAGCCGAGTACGACCGCCGCCTGCGCGCCCTGCGCGACGGCGACGGCGACCAGGGCACCGAGGCGAGCGGATGGCAGCAGCAGTACGCCGACCTCCACCTGGCGCTGCTGTCCCACAAGCACGCCACTCTCGTGGAGTTGCACGAGAGCAACGAGATCGACGACATCGAGCTGCAGCAACTCCAGGACCACCTCGACCAGGAGCAGCTGCACGCGGTTCGCCGGCGCCGGACCTGACGCTCCACAACCGCAACCCGATTGAGACCTCCATCCCGTCCACATACCGGACGTTGCGGTAAACGGAGCCGAGTCCGGCGGTTACGCTCACCCTCTCGCCGGCCGGAGTGTGGCCGGTGCAGGACGGAGGTGCGCCTCACATGGTCGTGGTGATGAGTCCTGGCGCACCACCGGAACATCTGGCCGCGGTGGTGGCCCGGATCGAGTCGGCGGGTGCGCAGGCTTTCGTGAGCCGGGGCATGGACCGCACCATCGTCGGCGTCATCGGCGAGGGCTCGCGCTTGGCCGAGCTCACCCTCGCGGGGATGCCGGGCGTGGCAACCGTGCTCCGCGTCAGCGAGCCGTACAAGCTCGTCAACCGCCAGGCTCGCGCCGAACGCTCCGTCGTCTGGGTCGGTTCCGCCGGCCGCGAGGTGCCGGTCGGACCGGGCACCTTCACCCTCATCGCCGGCCCGTGCGCGGTGGAGAGCGCCGCGCAGACCCTCGGCGCGGCCCGGCTGGCGGCCGGTGCCGGGGCCACCCTGCTGCGCGGCGGGGCGTACAAACCGCGTGCGTTTCCCGGGTCCTTCCAGGGCCTGGGCAAGGACGGGTTGCGGATTCTCGCCGACGTCCGCGACGCCACCGGGCTGTACGTCGTCACCGAGGTGATCGACCCCGCCGACGTCGACCTGGTGGCGTCGTACGCCGACATGCTCCAGATCGGCGCCGCCAACATGCAAAACTACGCGCTGCTGGACAGCGTGGGCCGCCAGCGCAAGCCGATCCTGCTGAAGCGGGGACTGCAGGCGAGCGTCGACGAGTGGCTGATGTCCGCGGAGTACGTCGCCCAGCGCGGCAACTGCGACATCGTGCTCTGCGAACGCGGCATCCGGACGTTCGAGACCGCGACCAGCGCGACGCTCGACCTGGCCTCGATCCCGCTCGTCCAGCGGCTGTCCCATCTCCCGGTCGTGGTCGACCCCACCCATGCCGCCGGTCGCCGCGACCTGGTCGTGCCCCTGGCCCGGGCTGCGATCGCCGCCGGCGCGGACGGCCTGCTGATCGACGTCCACCCCGACCCGGAGAACGCCCTGGTGGACGGCGCGCAGGCGCTGGCCGGTGCCGAGCTGCGCGAGCTCGCCGCTGCCGTACGCCGGCTGCCGCCGATGCTCGGCCGCAGGCCGGCGCTTCCACGTGCGGAGGGTGCGGACTCCCTACGCCTGAGTTCGTCCCCGACGTCGACCTCGAGCCCAACCTGACCGGTCGCGGCCCCGGCGCCCGCGCGGTGCCTACTTCAGCGCCGTGGCCAGCACCTCGCCCGCGTGCCGGCAGCCGGCCTCGTCCACGTCCAGGTGGGTGACCAGCCGCAGCGCGGTCGGCCCGAGAACCGACACCAGGACACCGGCCGCCCGGGCCCGGTCGGCGATCTCGGCCGCGCCGGTGGAGATCCCGGCGGCGGCCAGGTCGAGCACCACGATGTTGGTCTGTACGCCGTCCGGCTCGACGATGCCGGGTGCGACCTCGGCCAGCCGGTCGGCCAGGGCACGGGCGTTCGCGTGGTCCTGCGCGATCCGGTCCAGGTGGTGTTCCAGCGCGTACATCCCGGCCGCGGCGAGCACCCCCGCCTGCCGCCAGCCGGCGCCGAGCCGCTTGCGCCAGACGCGGGCGTCGGCGATGGCGGCCGCCGGTCCGGCCAGCAGCGACCCCACCGGCGCGCCGAGCCCCTTCGACAGGGCCACCGACACCAGGTCGGCGCAGGCGGCGTAGGTGCCCGGCTCCACGCCGGTCGCGGCGCACGCGTGCCACAGCCGGGCGCCGTCCAGATGGACGCCGACGCCGGTGGCCGCGGTGAGCTCGCGCAGCGCACGCAGAGACTCCAGTGGCTGGACCGAGCCGCCGCCGAAGTTGTGGGTGTTCTCCACCGACACCGCGGCGGTGGAGACGAAGTACGGCCCGGCGTCCGGCGCCAGCAACTCGCGGACCGCCGCCAGGTCGACCAGGCCGCGGGGATGGGACCAGGTGCGGCTGGTCACCCCGAAGACCGTCGCGTGCGCACCCAGCTCGGCCCGGGCGATGTGCGCGCGGGACTCGCACAACACCTCCGCCCCCGGCTTCACCAGGGCACGTACGCCGAGCAGGTTGGCCAGCGAGCCGGTGACGGTGAACAGCGCCGCCTCGGTGCCGAGCAGGTCCGCGACGCGTTCTTCCAGGGCCCGGCAGGTGGGGTCCTCGGCGTACACGTCGTCGCCCACCTCGGCCCGGGCCATCGCCGCCCGCATCCCCGGCGTCGGCGTGGTCACCGTGTCGCTGCGCAGGTCCACCGGACGGTCGCGATCTGTGTTCTCCACCTCGGCCACGTCCAGCACGCTACCCCGGCCGATTGCAGACAGGTTCGGCCGGACCCGAGGGCCACTTACCTAGAGTGGACGAATCGCCTACCACCAACGAACCGTCCGGCTGCGTCCGCGCGCATCCGGTGCGCTCGTGCGCGCGGCAACCGAAGGGAACCTCGAGGAATGGGCACCATTCGCGAAGCGGACTACCAGCACTGGCGCGAGCACGGGTACGTCGTCGTCCCCCTGCTCGACGACGACCAGGTGCGGGCCACCGTCGAGAACATCCACGAGTACATGCCGTCGTGGGAGGAGTACGCCCGGCACCCGCGGTGGTACGAGGAGTCCGTCGCCGCGCGCGGTGGACGCCTTCGTACGTACGCGACGTTCCCGTTCGTGGGCGACGCGCTGAACGAGACGACGCTGCATCCGGAGCTGATCGCGTTCGCCGAAAGGGTCATCGGCACCGACCGGCTGATGCTCAGCCACGGCCAGCTCGGCGGGAAGTACGCCCGTACGCGCGACTTCGAACAGCAACTTCACCTTGACTACGGCAACAACACGCTGGTGTGCCCGCCGCCGGACGAGGAGATCGTCGACCTGCCGGCGATCATCTACTACACCGACGTGACCGTGGACCTCAGTCCCACGTACGTCGTCTCGCAGAAGTTCACCCGCGACCTGCCCCGCGAGCCGCGCTTCCACACCCGCGAGGGGTCGCCGGAGCTGTACGCACACGAGGTGCCGGTGGTCGTCCCGGCCGGGTCGGTGCTGATCTACTCGATGAACACCTTCCACCGTGGCTCCGCGCTCACCGCCTCGGAGGGCCTGCGGTACGCCCAGAACATCGGCTTCAAGCGGGTGGACACCCCGTGGTGCGGTCAGGTGACGTTCCAGCACGACGGCGGCAGCCCGGAGATGAACCACTTCCTGGAGCACGCCACCCCCCGCCAGCGCGAGTTCGTCGGCTTTCCCCGGGTGGGCGATCCGTACTGGAACAAGTCCACGATCGCCAACGTCGGCGCGCGCTACCCCGGCATGGACATGAGCCCTTACCTCGCCGCGCTTTCCTGAAACCCGGCCTGTCCCGGCCATCCGGTCGCCACATCCGGGCACAGGTAACCAGCACTGGACGTACGCGTTGTGCCGCGACCGGCGCCCCTCCTACGATCTGGCGAAGATCCACCGACCGGAGGTTCCCCTCACTCATGCGAATCCAACCCACTCCCGAGGACCTGATCGAGCTGACGTCCTCCTGGCAGGGCGAGCGCTTTCCGGACGGGCGGCCGAAGGTCCCCGACGAGGTGCTGGAGGAGATCCGGCTGGCCACCACCGAGGAGGCGTGGGGTGTCCTCCGCCGCCAGGGCTACGAACGCCAGTTCGCCGGTGGCTGGCGGGAGACCCACCCCGGCACGATCCTCGTCGGGCGTGCGGTCACCTCGCAGTTCCTGCCGCACCGGCCGGACCTCGACAGCGCCGTCGTCGCCGCCGGTGCCCGCGAGGGTCACCTCACCCCGGACAAGCAGAACTCCTGGATCATCTCCACCCTGGTGTCCGGCGACGTGATGGTCACCGACATCTTCGGCAAGGTCCGCGACGGCACGGTCGTCGGCGACAACCTCAGCACCGCCGTCGCCGCGCGCACCGGTGTCGGCGCGGTGATCCACGGCGGAGTCCGCGACTACCAGGGAATCAGCCAGCTCGACGGCGGTGTCAACTTCTACTTTCGCGACGCCGACCCGACCGCGATCAGGGACGTGACACTGGCCGGCATCAACATTCCGGTCAAGATCGGCGACGCGACCGTGCTCCCCGGTGACGTGGTGCTCG
This sequence is a window from Actinopolymorpha sp. NPDC004070. Protein-coding genes within it:
- the aroF gene encoding 3-deoxy-7-phosphoheptulonate synthase, translated to MSPGAPPEHLAAVVARIESAGAQAFVSRGMDRTIVGVIGEGSRLAELTLAGMPGVATVLRVSEPYKLVNRQARAERSVVWVGSAGREVPVGPGTFTLIAGPCAVESAAQTLGAARLAAGAGATLLRGGAYKPRAFPGSFQGLGKDGLRILADVRDATGLYVVTEVIDPADVDLVASYADMLQIGAANMQNYALLDSVGRQRKPILLKRGLQASVDEWLMSAEYVAQRGNCDIVLCERGIRTFETATSATLDLASIPLVQRLSHLPVVVDPTHAAGRRDLVVPLARAAIAAGADGLLIDVHPDPENALVDGAQALAGAELRELAAAVRRLPPMLGRRPALPRAEGADSLRLSSSPTSTSSPT
- a CDS encoding threonine aldolase family protein yields the protein MAEVENTDRDRPVDLRSDTVTTPTPGMRAAMARAEVGDDVYAEDPTCRALEERVADLLGTEAALFTVTGSLANLLGVRALVKPGAEVLCESRAHIARAELGAHATVFGVTSRTWSHPRGLVDLAAVRELLAPDAGPYFVSTAAVSVENTHNFGGGSVQPLESLRALRELTAATGVGVHLDGARLWHACAATGVEPGTYAACADLVSVALSKGLGAPVGSLLAGPAAAIADARVWRKRLGAGWRQAGVLAAAGMYALEHHLDRIAQDHANARALADRLAEVAPGIVEPDGVQTNIVVLDLAAAGISTGAAEIADRARAAGVLVSVLGPTALRLVTHLDVDEAGCRHAGEVLATALK
- a CDS encoding phytanoyl-CoA dioxygenase family protein — protein: MGTIREADYQHWREHGYVVVPLLDDDQVRATVENIHEYMPSWEEYARHPRWYEESVAARGGRLRTYATFPFVGDALNETTLHPELIAFAERVIGTDRLMLSHGQLGGKYARTRDFEQQLHLDYGNNTLVCPPPDEEIVDLPAIIYYTDVTVDLSPTYVVSQKFTRDLPREPRFHTREGSPELYAHEVPVVVPAGSVLIYSMNTFHRGSALTASEGLRYAQNIGFKRVDTPWCGQVTFQHDGGSPEMNHFLEHATPRQREFVGFPRVGDPYWNKSTIANVGARYPGMDMSPYLAALS
- a CDS encoding RraA family protein, coding for MRIQPTPEDLIELTSSWQGERFPDGRPKVPDEVLEEIRLATTEEAWGVLRRQGYERQFAGGWRETHPGTILVGRAVTSQFLPHRPDLDSAVVAAGAREGHLTPDKQNSWIISTLVSGDVMVTDIFGKVRDGTVVGDNLSTAVAARTGVGAVIHGGVRDYQGISQLDGGVNFYFRDADPTAIRDVTLAGINIPVKIGDATVLPGDVVLGTPSGLIFIPPHLAAMVAESSADIRTRDVFGKLRLAEQVYSSAEIDVGTWASHIEEDFQRWRKEQEQTEQAANRS